Proteins found in one Oligoflexus sp. genomic segment:
- a CDS encoding alpha/beta fold hydrolase has product MIYQYGDLVVQAFREEPAAVTINGWTINYMGFCRSEHRNKTPLVLLGGAFQSFTSFLSDVKAYLAEVPVLLVALPGQASNRETRDASHLSLRDMADLLEGFFQEMQIEQVALAGYSYGSLLAYTYAYHYEMRLEQLVLVGCSLDLRHTQKQILQYAVNNFNPETIDEDSEAASQAFFNLNAMDATGLSLGLVETLIHSIKRLAPQELASYRSNSARLLRERLPQRNFQVRTLVLAAAYDHYTTPDQSLEVHGCFENGDFVLIEKGDHLLPLRRPQLINQTILQFLFDAPYAGEGVLYGDAAIARASDRRLQRRFKVKGLAVVLTHADQFRFEGTLEDISLDGCGLSLPALMSATAEFDGTWQLEIGASEYRIPGFLRVNRGRAHFVFFKKTLSDRKHINDFIESFQDLPLVDRMNA; this is encoded by the coding sequence ATGATCTATCAATACGGGGATCTTGTGGTGCAGGCTTTTCGCGAAGAGCCCGCTGCCGTCACCATCAACGGCTGGACCATCAACTACATGGGCTTTTGCCGTTCTGAGCATCGCAATAAAACGCCGCTCGTCCTGCTGGGCGGTGCCTTTCAATCCTTCACCTCGTTTTTGAGCGACGTGAAGGCCTATCTGGCCGAAGTGCCTGTGCTCCTGGTCGCTTTGCCCGGTCAGGCCAGCAATCGGGAAACCCGCGATGCCTCGCACCTCAGCCTTCGTGATATGGCCGATCTTCTGGAAGGCTTCTTCCAGGAAATGCAGATCGAACAAGTGGCCCTGGCCGGTTATTCCTATGGTTCGCTCCTGGCCTATACCTACGCCTATCATTACGAAATGCGCCTGGAGCAGCTGGTGCTGGTCGGCTGCAGCCTCGATCTGCGGCACACCCAAAAACAAATCCTGCAGTATGCTGTGAACAATTTTAATCCCGAAACCATAGACGAGGATTCCGAGGCCGCATCCCAGGCTTTTTTCAACCTGAATGCCATGGACGCCACGGGCCTTTCCCTCGGCCTTGTGGAGACTCTGATTCATTCCATCAAAAGGCTGGCTCCGCAGGAACTCGCCAGCTATCGTTCCAACTCCGCGCGCCTTCTGCGGGAAAGACTGCCGCAGCGCAACTTTCAGGTCAGGACTCTGGTCCTGGCGGCCGCCTATGATCATTACACGACGCCCGATCAGAGCCTTGAAGTCCACGGCTGCTTTGAGAACGGTGACTTTGTTCTGATCGAGAAAGGCGACCACCTGCTGCCGCTCCGTCGCCCCCAGCTGATCAATCAAACCATCCTGCAGTTTTTATTCGATGCCCCGTACGCTGGTGAAGGCGTTTTGTATGGTGACGCCGCCATTGCCCGTGCCAGCGATCGCCGTCTGCAGAGGCGGTTCAAGGTCAAAGGCCTCGCTGTGGTGCTCACCCATGCCGATCAATTTCGCTTTGAAGGCACCCTTGAGGACATCAGTCTGGACGGCTGTGGCCTTTCCCTGCCGGCCCTGATGAGCGCCACCGCGGAATTCGATGGCACATGGCAGCTTGAAATCGGCGCATCGGAGTACAGAATCCCAGGCTTTTTGCGCGTCAATCGCGGCCGGGCGCACTTTGTTTTCTTCAAGAAGACACTGTCGGATCGGAAGCATATTAATGATTTTATTGAATCCTTCCAGGACCTTCCTTTGGTCGATCGGATGAACGCCTAG
- a CDS encoding ABC transporter substrate-binding protein, with protein MRITTILIISLTCLLGGCIKKKTSETSSSTPVKIFYHLREGEEKSIDPMKQFDESSHQIVSNLYDSLLRYHYLKRPYELEPNLLTKMPEKQPDGRSYLFTLKKGVLFHDNACFPGGKGREMKADDVIYSLKRFADANTNRLTYILIQGLIEGLDDFRAQSSKDGKNFSFDKNEIKGVKKKDDYSFTITFVQDSPLNFHPLAFNGLAIVPREAVEKYGDDFDKNPVGTGPFVMKTYSRRGTTILARNPHYHGTYPTEGMPEDKAAGLLEAAGKQLPFVDEVHLPLIEELQPQMLKFKKGQVAYVAINRDDFEQMVEKKGNSFALKGDYAKEFDIYSANGLQNDFIRFGLRDPILGKKAVRQALALALNTQGYIDLMFNGRGQAPESLIPLDIPGSALDTGSTWYKADLEAAKKKLAEAGYPEGKGLPTFVMEYRSTNKDQRQRFEYIRNEWAKIGVKVEANYQTFSNYLKKTDEGNYQLADSGWNADYPDAENFYSLLYGKNVAPGPNTGHFANARYDELYLQSRHMKNGPERWKLFAEMDAILKEEVPFLLLKNTTVVGLKQKNVRNFKRNLMVPYPYKYFDLAP; from the coding sequence GTGCGCATCACCACCATCCTGATCATCAGCCTGACCTGTCTGCTCGGCGGTTGCATTAAAAAGAAAACAAGCGAGACGTCTTCGAGCACGCCGGTGAAGATCTTCTATCATCTGCGTGAGGGCGAGGAAAAAAGCATCGACCCCATGAAGCAGTTCGATGAATCCTCGCATCAGATCGTCAGTAACCTTTACGACAGTCTTCTGCGTTACCATTATCTGAAACGACCCTACGAACTGGAACCCAATCTTCTGACCAAAATGCCGGAAAAACAGCCGGACGGTCGCAGCTATCTCTTCACCCTGAAAAAGGGCGTGCTCTTTCACGACAACGCCTGCTTCCCCGGTGGAAAAGGCCGCGAGATGAAAGCCGATGACGTGATCTATTCCCTCAAGCGCTTTGCCGATGCCAACACCAATCGACTGACCTATATCCTGATCCAGGGTTTGATCGAAGGCTTGGATGATTTTCGCGCGCAGTCCAGCAAAGACGGCAAAAATTTTTCCTTTGATAAGAATGAAATCAAAGGCGTGAAAAAGAAAGATGATTACAGCTTCACGATCACCTTCGTCCAGGACAGCCCGCTTAATTTCCATCCTCTGGCCTTCAATGGCCTCGCCATCGTCCCGCGCGAGGCCGTGGAAAAATACGGTGACGACTTCGATAAAAATCCTGTGGGCACAGGGCCTTTTGTGATGAAGACCTATTCGCGGCGCGGCACCACGATCCTGGCGCGCAATCCGCACTATCACGGCACCTATCCCACCGAAGGAATGCCCGAGGACAAGGCGGCTGGACTGTTGGAGGCCGCCGGAAAACAGCTGCCCTTTGTGGATGAAGTCCATCTGCCGTTGATCGAAGAACTGCAGCCGCAGATGCTGAAGTTTAAAAAAGGCCAGGTTGCCTACGTGGCGATCAACCGCGATGACTTCGAGCAGATGGTGGAAAAAAAGGGGAATAGCTTTGCCCTGAAAGGGGATTACGCCAAGGAATTTGATATCTATTCCGCCAACGGCCTTCAGAATGACTTCATTCGCTTCGGGCTGAGGGACCCCATCCTCGGTAAAAAAGCGGTTCGCCAGGCCCTGGCCTTGGCCCTGAACACCCAGGGTTACATAGATCTCATGTTCAACGGCCGCGGGCAGGCTCCTGAATCTTTGATCCCTCTTGATATCCCGGGAAGTGCGCTTGATACGGGCTCGACCTGGTATAAGGCGGATCTGGAGGCCGCGAAAAAGAAACTGGCTGAAGCGGGTTATCCGGAAGGGAAGGGGCTGCCGACTTTTGTCATGGAGTATCGCAGCACCAATAAGGATCAAAGGCAGCGTTTCGAGTATATTCGTAACGAATGGGCCAAGATCGGGGTCAAGGTCGAAGCCAATTACCAGACCTTCAGCAACTACCTGAAAAAAACCGATGAAGGCAATTATCAGCTGGCGGATTCCGGTTGGAACGCGGATTATCCCGATGCGGAAAACTTCTACTCGCTGCTTTACGGCAAGAACGTGGCCCCAGGACCCAACACCGGGCATTTTGCGAACGCCCGTTATGACGAACTTTATCTGCAGTCACGCCATATGAAAAATGGACCGGAGCGCTGGAAGCTGTTCGCGGAAATGGACGCCATCCTGAAAGAGGAGGTGCCCTTTCTTTTGCTGAAGAACACCACCGTCGTGGGTTTGAAGCAGAAGAACGTCAGGAACTTCAAACGCAATCTGATGGTGCCCTATCCTTACAAATACTTTGACCTTGCGCCTTAA